A window of Scophthalmus maximus strain ysfricsl-2021 chromosome 10, ASM2237912v1, whole genome shotgun sequence contains these coding sequences:
- the sanbr gene encoding SANT and BTB domain regulator of class switch recombination, whose protein sequence is MSRFCSDNNNFPYDNNVLVLDMVLGSLWGAPQPINWDNVAKLVPGFTAKECARRFEELNNAGRFPHVDNQCNALTEGSTSPSSGLSTLLDTGDMVDTGSGQSTSKVTGPKSMLSGRVGSVERKERRVSAEDEDQPPKPRDPNMVIHVCDETKNLKQDFTCPRDLLVKEMRYFAEYLSVDAQRWEEVDISVHCDVQIFDWLMNYVRRNSAGEGIRDKPRLEPSNVISILISSEFLKMDTLVEECIQYCHKHMSSIVATPCNMNCINSNLATRIAELFSHNEADDIRDKKDKFKSKLFQKKIERLFDHSHRSRDSPGNASTLYRCGLCLKLLTKDTERKISCVLGKINIDARGEIIYTHTRQKSWDVHEYICGLYEELNSWVLVYWRIWGTINYLTCSRCQQVFVCAELTHCRYHPDSVLYPGLGAEKGLHGAGIYPCCNQRVLRFDPTGMPKGCKMRDHIVNVPDEENCDEVSSAQTRVLNDLLLHRDAVCLSNNTPPADGTEESPSGAEKVEDCDVLLEPTLLGPLRGDSSTFSLLKNWSLQLRAPLLSEDEEYTTGSEVTEDEVGDEEELSKKQAAKKPKKTHRPLKKQMSSPNFQRKDKPEKSQTRDNTPFLVSVQKSKWDSSRSLRYNQDAQREEDQRRMVEIVGHLTNMRFGDQEQSKSKDTAEPAGGIYSRLEGQFKSTSQTRQSSEKTPRPKIRYAQIRTT, encoded by the exons ATGAGCCGCTTCTGCTCGGACAACAACAACTTCCCCTACGACAACAACGTCCTGGTTCTGGACATGGTGCTGGGCTCTCTGTGGGGGGCGCCCCAGCCCATCAACTGGGACAACGTGGCCAAGCTAGTGCCGGGATTCACTGCCAAGGAG TGTGCCCGTCGGTTTGAGGAGCTGAATAACGCAGGGAGGTTTCCTCATGTGGACAACCAGTGTAATGCCCTGACGGAGGGCAGTACCTCCCCTTCAAGTGGCCTGTCTACGCTGCTGGACACCGGGGATATGGTGGACACGGGAAGTGGCCAGAGCACCAGCAAAGTAACAG GCCCCAAGTCGATGCTCTCAGGAAGGGTTGGTTCTgtggaaaggaaggagagaagagtcTCAGCAGAGGATGAGGACCAACCTCCGAAGCCACGAGA TCCCAACATGGTCATCCATGTCTGTGACGAGACAAAGAACCTGAAGCAGGACTTCACGTGTCCCAGAGATCTGCTCGTCAAAGAGATGCGTTACTTCGCCGAGTACCTGTCCGTGGACGCCCAGAGATGGGAGGAGGTGGACATCTCCGTCCACTGCGACGTGCAGATCTTCGACTGGCTCATGAACTACGTCAGGAGGAACTCTGCGGGAGAAGGAATCAGGGACAAACCTCGGCTCG AGCCCAGCAATGTGATCTCAATCCTGATCTCCTCCGAGTTCTTGAAGATGGATACGTTA GTGGAGGAATGCATCCAGTACTGCCACAAGCACATGAGCTCCATCGTGGCTACACCCTGCAACATGAACTGCATTAACAGCAACCTGGCGACACGCATCGCCGAGCTCTTCAGCCACAACGAGGCCGATGACATCAGGGACAAGAAGGACAAGTTCAAGAG CAAATTGTTCCAGAAGAAAATTGAGCGTCTTTTCGATCACAGCCATCGGAGCAGAGATTCACCGGGGAACGCCTCGACTCTAtacag GTGTGGCCTGTGTCTTAAGCTGCTGaccaaagacacagagaggaagattTCTTGTGTTCTGGGGAAAATCAACATCGATGCTCGAGGAGAgatcatctacacacacacgag acagaaGAGCTGGGATGTGCATGAATACATCTGTGGACTGTATGAGGAGCTCAATTCCTGGGTACTGGTTTACTGGAGAATCTGGGGTACCATCAACTACCTCACCTGCTCCCGATGCCaacag gTGTTTGTATGTGCAGAGCTGACCCACTGCAGGTACCACCCAGACAGCGTGCTGTACCCCGGCCTGGGGGCAGAGAAAGGCTTGCATGGTGCAGGAATCTACCCCTGCTGCAATCAGAGGGTTCTCCGCTTTGACCCCACTGGTATGCCCAAG gGCTGTAAGATGCGAGACCACATAGTGAACGTACCCGACGAAGAGAACTGCGATGAGGTGAGTTCAGCCCAGACCAGAGTCCTCAatgacctgctgctgcacagagacGCAGTGTGTCTGTCCAACAACACACCACCTGCAGACGG tactGAGGAGAGTCCGTCTGGCGCAGAGAAGGTTGAGGACTGTGACGTCCTCTTGGAGCCGACGCTCCTCGGACCTCTGAGAGGAGACAGCAGCACC tTCTCCCTTTTGAAAAACTGGAGTCTGCAACTG AGAGCGCCTCTCCTGTCAGAGGACGAGGAGTACACCactgggtcagaggtcaccgaaGATGAGgtgggggatgaagaggagctgTCTAAGAAACAAG cTGCCAAGAAGCCCAAGAAAACCCATAGacctctgaaaaaacaaatgtcctcTCCGAACTTCCAGCGCAAAGACAAACCAGAGAAA TCACAGACCAGGGACAACACACCTTTCCT CGTGAGTGTCCAGAAGAGTAAGTGGGACAGCTCTCGCTCCTTACGCTACAACCAGGATGCGCAGAGGGAAGAAG ACCAGCGTCGCATGGTGGAGATCGTCGGCCACCTGACGAACATGAGGTTTGGAGACCAGGAACAGAGCAAATCTAAGGACACTGCagag CCTGCAGGGGGAATCTACTCCAGACTAGAAGGGCAATTTAAGAGTACATCTCAAACCAGACAGAGTTCAGAGAAGACACCGAg ACCTAAAATCCGCTACGCTCAGATCCGGACGACGTAA